In one window of Desulforhabdus amnigena DNA:
- the thiM gene encoding hydroxyethylthiazole kinase: MIEDMISEMLETIRKRHPLVHNITNYVVMNYTANVLLALGASPVMAHAPEEVEEMVGLAGALVINIGTLSTPWVDSMFLAARAAEKHSIPIILDPVGAGATRFRTDTARRLLNEIHVTAVRGNASEILALAGESGSTRGVDSVHGAEDARNVASQLARKHDTVIAVTGVEDFVTDGVRNSTISNGHPLMGRVTGTGCSASAITGAFCAVEPDALIAATGALTTFGLAGEMAARSNPGPGSFQILLLDALDSIDHNIIKERARLSAS; encoded by the coding sequence ATGATTGAAGACATGATATCGGAAATGTTGGAAACCATTCGAAAACGGCATCCGCTGGTTCATAATATCACCAATTACGTGGTCATGAACTACACCGCCAATGTTTTGTTGGCCCTCGGTGCATCACCCGTAATGGCCCATGCTCCCGAGGAGGTCGAAGAGATGGTCGGGCTTGCCGGCGCACTGGTCATCAATATTGGAACCCTTTCGACTCCATGGGTGGATTCCATGTTTCTGGCCGCCCGGGCCGCAGAAAAACACTCCATCCCCATCATTCTGGACCCTGTAGGCGCAGGTGCCACACGCTTCAGAACGGATACAGCGAGGCGTCTTTTGAATGAAATCCATGTCACTGCGGTGCGGGGCAACGCTTCCGAAATCCTTGCGCTGGCTGGAGAATCGGGCAGTACCCGAGGGGTCGACTCGGTCCACGGTGCTGAAGATGCCCGCAATGTCGCTTCGCAACTCGCCCGAAAACATGACACGGTGATCGCTGTGACGGGGGTGGAAGATTTTGTAACGGACGGTGTGCGAAATTCCACCATTTCCAACGGTCACCCTCTCATGGGCCGCGTGACGGGGACCGGATGTTCCGCCAGCGCCATAACGGGAGCTTTTTGCGCAGTCGAACCCGACGCTCTCATCGCCGCCACAGGAGCCCTGACAACCTTTGGATTGGCAGGGGAAATGGCCGCCCGATCCAATCCGGGGCCGGGATCTTTTCAAATCCTCCTCCTGGATGCGTTGGACTCAATAGACCATAACATCATCAAGGAGAGAGCACGCCTCAGTGCTTCTTGA
- a CDS encoding L,D-transpeptidase — protein sequence MLVITTLLWGCTPRKIIQPYPAEYIPPPPPPVPMEGQLYHPKTVPSKKFRDLSWTKRIITEQELIQVTQKNPELTSVEVYDILANLNARARYYIREDVKNHRPLKVPNSFSSYKNWSPLPQYIPDLIHVPKFILITMDKPYLGWYQYGHLKNDSFVCIGKEEGMTEAGFYRVLNKDANHVSRSYPNAFGDPAPMPWALRIYDHVWIHLGDITSGNCSHGCINLPLGKAEELYKWADLGTIVVVADSLPHLNQILKARRNELLPGVRNNRMQGGVPTSDR from the coding sequence TTGTTGGTTATCACGACTTTGTTGTGGGGATGTACCCCTAGGAAGATCATACAACCCTATCCAGCGGAATACATTCCACCGCCGCCACCGCCCGTTCCCATGGAAGGGCAATTGTATCATCCGAAAACCGTGCCCAGTAAAAAGTTCCGGGATCTGTCCTGGACAAAACGCATCATAACGGAGCAGGAGCTCATACAGGTCACCCAAAAAAACCCCGAACTGACATCTGTTGAAGTCTACGATATTCTGGCCAATCTGAATGCAAGGGCCCGTTATTACATCCGCGAAGACGTGAAAAACCATCGTCCATTGAAAGTGCCAAACAGCTTCAGTTCTTACAAGAACTGGTCGCCACTGCCTCAATATATTCCCGACCTCATCCATGTTCCCAAATTCATCCTGATCACCATGGATAAGCCCTACCTGGGGTGGTACCAGTACGGTCATCTCAAAAACGACAGTTTCGTATGCATCGGTAAGGAGGAGGGAATGACCGAGGCTGGGTTTTACAGAGTCCTCAATAAGGATGCAAATCATGTTTCCAGAAGCTACCCAAACGCTTTTGGCGATCCGGCGCCGATGCCGTGGGCGTTGAGGATTTATGACCACGTCTGGATTCACCTGGGAGACATCACGAGCGGCAATTGCTCCCATGGCTGCATCAATCTTCCACTCGGAAAGGCCGAGGAACTCTATAAGTGGGCAGACCTGGGCACCATTGTGGTCGTGGCGGATTCGCTGCCCCACTTGAACCAGATTTTGAAGGCGCGTCGCAATGAACTCCTCCCCGGCGTTCGGAATAACAGGATGCAGGGCGGCGTCCCAACAAGCGATCGCTAA
- a CDS encoding FmdB family zinc ribbon protein yields the protein MPIFEYLCKDCGVVSEHLVFSDAEKVQCPQCGSVKVQKILSATSSASGLKGEGKIPGAGDTGCCGSRPGAQGCIPGSCCGKA from the coding sequence ATGCCTATATTTGAATATCTTTGTAAAGACTGTGGCGTCGTGTCGGAACATCTCGTCTTTTCGGATGCCGAAAAAGTTCAATGTCCTCAGTGCGGAAGCGTCAAAGTTCAGAAAATCCTATCGGCCACTTCCAGTGCATCGGGGCTCAAGGGTGAAGGCAAAATCCCGGGAGCCGGCGATACGGGCTGCTGTGGATCACGGCCAGGAGCTCAGGGATGCATCCCTGGAAGCTGCTGCGGAAAGGCCTGA
- a CDS encoding lysophospholipid acyltransferase family protein, whose translation MSEKSVTVESPGKKASRRFHVEQVPFLPRLVAGMMRFLHGSCHFSILGKEHEDAALAHDGPALFVSWHFAFPAVIYHFRDRNGMVMVSRSRDGEWAARVLKHLGYKSFRGSPGKGGATALRRIIAEIKRGPGGGFVADGSKGPPLVAQKGILLLARYTEAPLVPVSVAADPCWRFHSWDRTLLAKPFSRVVLAFGPPLWVPRNMSAEQMDRKRLELENTLNDLTRKAEEAL comes from the coding sequence ATGAGCGAAAAATCTGTGACGGTGGAGTCCCCCGGCAAAAAAGCTTCGCGCCGGTTCCATGTGGAGCAGGTGCCCTTCTTGCCCCGACTAGTGGCAGGGATGATGCGATTCCTCCATGGGAGCTGTCATTTTAGCATCTTGGGAAAAGAACATGAAGATGCGGCTTTGGCGCACGACGGGCCGGCCTTGTTTGTATCCTGGCATTTTGCCTTTCCAGCAGTCATTTACCATTTCAGGGATCGCAACGGAATGGTTATGGTCAGCCGCAGCCGTGATGGAGAGTGGGCCGCTCGAGTTCTGAAACATTTGGGTTACAAGAGTTTCCGTGGTTCGCCCGGAAAGGGCGGCGCGACGGCACTGCGCCGGATCATTGCGGAGATCAAGCGTGGTCCCGGCGGAGGTTTCGTGGCGGACGGTTCCAAAGGGCCGCCGCTGGTGGCCCAGAAAGGGATTCTGCTCCTGGCTCGCTACACGGAGGCTCCTCTGGTGCCTGTGAGCGTGGCGGCCGATCCCTGCTGGCGTTTCCACAGTTGGGATCGCACTCTTCTTGCCAAACCCTTCTCCCGAGTCGTACTCGCTTTCGGGCCTCCCCTTTGGGTGCCGCGGAATATGTCTGCGGAGCAAATGGATCGTAAACGTCTGGAACTGGAAAATACACTCAACGATCTCACGCGCAAAGCCGAAGAAGCTTTGTAA
- the ispF gene encoding 2-C-methyl-D-erythritol 2,4-cyclodiphosphate synthase, translated as MRVGFGYDVHAFVEGRPLFLGGVEVPYEYGLLGHSDADVLLHAIADALLGAAALGDIGRHFPDSDPAYKGISSLLLLERTVELIEERGFKVQNIDSTLVLQKPRLAPYISRMVEQIARVAGLPLSSVNVKATTTEKLGFTGREEGVAAYAVALLEERVQ; from the coding sequence ATGAGGGTGGGATTTGGATACGACGTTCATGCGTTTGTGGAAGGACGTCCTCTTTTTCTGGGGGGGGTCGAAGTCCCCTACGAATACGGACTGCTCGGCCATTCGGATGCCGATGTGCTGTTGCACGCCATCGCGGATGCCCTTCTGGGTGCGGCAGCCCTCGGGGATATCGGGCGCCATTTTCCGGATTCCGATCCGGCCTACAAGGGAATCTCCAGCCTGCTGCTCCTGGAGCGCACGGTGGAATTGATCGAGGAGCGCGGCTTCAAAGTGCAAAACATCGACAGCACCTTGGTCCTTCAAAAACCTCGTCTTGCCCCTTATATTTCCAGAATGGTTGAACAAATTGCCAGGGTCGCGGGACTTCCCCTTTCGTCGGTCAATGTCAAGGCCACCACGACTGAAAAGCTCGGCTTTACGGGTCGGGAAGAAGGGGTGGCGGCATATGCAGTAGCTCTCCTTGAAGAGAGAGTTCAATGA
- the ispD gene encoding 2-C-methyl-D-erythritol 4-phosphate cytidylyltransferase codes for MMSKTCAIIPAAGRGLRMGRNKPKQFLEVSGKSLLSHTLDIFSKASFLSEIFLVVPQDFISEARELIQGFSDSIRDGSRFSVVVGGAERQDSVYNGLCRLPSDCDWVMVHDGVRPFASLKLLEKTWKAAQISGAAVAALSATDTVKRVLDAVVRETLPREEIWLVQTPQVFRKEILLRAYEEARKYGWVGTDDASFVERLQIPVSVVHGERSNIKVTTPEDLDWAAWYLGRNPERENLQSAGGEA; via the coding sequence ATGATGTCAAAAACCTGTGCAATCATTCCCGCTGCCGGACGCGGTCTGCGGATGGGTAGAAACAAACCCAAACAGTTTCTTGAAGTATCAGGAAAGTCCCTTCTTTCTCATACATTGGATATTTTTTCGAAGGCTTCCTTCCTGTCGGAGATTTTTCTGGTGGTTCCTCAGGATTTTATATCTGAAGCTCGAGAGCTGATTCAGGGCTTCTCCGATTCGATTCGGGACGGGTCCCGTTTTTCAGTGGTTGTGGGGGGAGCGGAAAGGCAGGACAGCGTTTACAACGGCTTGTGCCGGTTGCCTTCAGACTGCGATTGGGTGATGGTGCACGATGGCGTGCGTCCTTTTGCATCCCTGAAACTCCTAGAGAAAACCTGGAAAGCGGCTCAAATCTCGGGGGCGGCCGTTGCGGCTCTTTCTGCCACGGATACGGTCAAGCGCGTTCTGGACGCAGTCGTCCGGGAAACGCTGCCGCGCGAGGAAATCTGGCTGGTTCAGACGCCTCAGGTGTTCCGCAAGGAAATTCTGCTTAGAGCTTACGAAGAAGCCCGGAAATACGGATGGGTGGGGACGGACGATGCCTCCTTTGTGGAACGCCTTCAAATCCCGGTTTCCGTGGTCCATGGGGAGCGTTCGAACATAAAGGTGACCACTCCCGAGGATCTCGACTGGGCTGCGTGGTATCTTGGTCGAAATCCCGAGAGGGAAAACCTTCAATCTGCGGGGGGGGAAGCATGA
- a CDS encoding lipid-binding SYLF domain-containing protein has protein sequence MKRLLLFSMTFFLTVSLSSLNSVARAGGEEVMKVESAIHVLDEIMSIPETCIPPSLLNDAYGIAIFPGLLKAGFILGGRYGVGILSVRNENRNWSNPVFFKLMGGSLGWQIGAQSSDVILVFKTIRSLDSITSGKFTLGADASAAAGPVGRHAEASTDLQLKAEIYSYSRSRGLFAGVSLEGSSIQVDEKSNSAFYGMAGLTPMQIFTNNTIQAPAVAEDFKRALAKYANP, from the coding sequence GTGAAAAGACTGCTTTTGTTTTCCATGACATTTTTTCTGACCGTTTCCCTTTCTTCCCTCAACTCTGTCGCCCGAGCGGGTGGAGAAGAGGTGATGAAAGTCGAGTCGGCCATTCACGTGCTGGATGAAATCATGTCCATTCCCGAAACATGCATTCCTCCATCCCTTTTGAATGACGCATACGGCATCGCCATTTTCCCGGGACTTCTCAAGGCGGGCTTCATTCTCGGTGGACGCTATGGGGTGGGAATTCTCTCCGTTCGAAATGAGAACCGCAACTGGAGCAATCCAGTTTTCTTCAAGCTCATGGGCGGTAGCCTCGGATGGCAGATCGGAGCTCAGTCGAGCGATGTGATATTGGTCTTCAAAACCATCAGGAGCCTGGATTCCATCACAAGCGGCAAATTCACCCTCGGGGCGGACGCATCCGCTGCCGCCGGCCCTGTAGGGCGGCACGCAGAGGCGAGCACAGACCTGCAACTCAAAGCGGAAATCTACTCGTACTCCCGCAGCCGTGGACTCTTCGCCGGAGTCTCGCTGGAAGGGAGTTCCATACAGGTGGATGAAAAATCCAACTCGGCTTTTTACGGAATGGCGGGATTGACTCCTATGCAGATCTTCACGAACAATACCATTCAGGCCCCTGCCGTCGCTGAAGATTTCAAAAGGGCTCTGGCAAAATATGCCAATCCGTAG
- a CDS encoding shikimate kinase, translating to MKKGKIALIGFRATGKSLVGKILAMKTHWPLVDMDKELIASLGQDIDSYVRTYGWESFREAESKLLHALAERERLVVSTGGGVIERTVNREKLKEQFFVVWLRASPETIHARLLQDPETGANRPPLTHLPMENEIEEVLRRRAPLYEEIADLILDTDDASPEELVSRIILSAASS from the coding sequence ATGAAAAAAGGTAAGATAGCACTTATTGGTTTTCGTGCAACCGGCAAAAGCCTTGTGGGTAAAATTTTGGCCATGAAAACCCATTGGCCCTTGGTGGATATGGATAAGGAACTGATCGCATCCCTGGGGCAGGATATTGATTCCTATGTCCGGACTTACGGCTGGGAATCGTTTAGAGAAGCGGAGTCCAAACTGCTACATGCCCTTGCGGAAAGGGAGAGGCTGGTGGTCTCTACCGGCGGGGGAGTCATCGAAAGAACAGTCAACAGGGAAAAACTGAAGGAACAATTTTTTGTTGTCTGGCTTAGAGCGTCACCCGAAACCATTCATGCCCGACTCCTTCAGGACCCCGAAACAGGGGCGAACCGCCCTCCCTTGACGCATCTTCCCATGGAAAATGAGATCGAAGAGGTGCTCCGGCGGCGCGCTCCTCTCTACGAAGAAATTGCCGATCTCATTCTGGATACCGACGATGCATCTCCCGAAGAACTTGTCTCGAGGATCATATTGAGTGCTGCATCCTCCTGA
- a CDS encoding M28 family peptidase, with amino-acid sequence MENWTLNIPDTMNRLQKHLEALTVTIGERSVVLPENLHRTQEYIENFYRSLGLHVKTETYAYENFTVANVFAEISFGTQPSQTYLIGAHYDSVAGTVGADDNASAVAVQLETARILKALEGHADLHVTVKFVSFALEEPPVFTTRYMGSRVHAANIVKHKERIDGMICLEMVGYTCRQPGCQDYPFPLMFMGYPKEGNFIGIVGNFPSRSFTSSLKKSFEKNTDLPVVTLSVPFNGWLMPAVRLSDHSSFWDKGIKAVMVTDTAFYRNPHYHFRSDTMEKLDYRFMAELVESLLIFLRSHTGESP; translated from the coding sequence ATGGAAAATTGGACACTGAATATTCCCGATACCATGAACCGCCTGCAGAAACATCTGGAAGCACTCACGGTTACGATTGGGGAAAGGAGCGTGGTTTTGCCGGAAAATCTTCATCGAACCCAGGAATACATTGAAAATTTTTACCGCAGCCTGGGGCTTCATGTGAAGACGGAAACCTATGCCTATGAAAACTTCACGGTGGCCAATGTCTTTGCGGAGATCTCTTTCGGAACGCAACCGTCCCAAACGTATCTTATCGGAGCCCATTACGATTCCGTCGCAGGAACTGTAGGAGCCGATGACAATGCCAGCGCCGTTGCCGTTCAACTGGAGACGGCTCGAATTCTGAAAGCCTTAGAAGGACATGCAGATCTTCATGTCACGGTCAAATTTGTTTCCTTCGCTCTTGAAGAACCTCCCGTTTTCACTACTCGGTACATGGGAAGCAGAGTACATGCCGCAAACATCGTAAAGCACAAGGAAAGAATCGACGGGATGATCTGCCTGGAAATGGTGGGCTACACCTGTCGGCAACCCGGCTGCCAGGATTACCCCTTTCCCCTCATGTTCATGGGATATCCCAAGGAGGGGAATTTCATCGGGATTGTGGGTAATTTCCCCTCGAGAAGCTTCACCAGCTCTCTCAAGAAATCCTTTGAAAAGAATACCGACCTGCCGGTGGTGACACTGTCCGTTCCTTTCAACGGTTGGCTGATGCCAGCGGTCCGTCTGAGTGACCACTCCTCCTTCTGGGACAAGGGGATCAAAGCGGTCATGGTCACGGACACGGCCTTCTACCGGAATCCCCACTACCACTTCAGATCCGACACCATGGAAAAACTGGATTACCGGTTCATGGCGGAACTCGTGGAAAGCCTGCTCATTTTTCTGCGCTCCCACACGGGTGAATCTCCTTAA
- a CDS encoding bifunctional nuclease family protein, with translation MDSKEFVIAKEVFIKTDRIQGNTVVLKESEDDPNYFLMFVGDAEITAIAKEKGLVDPKRPLTHDLYLSILDKAGVEFDHIEISAMQENTYFAKVYTKIHGEEAVFDSRPSDAVALALHVKCPIWVARHLMRRELSAAEIQEFEMIVRTVKF, from the coding sequence ATGGATTCAAAGGAATTTGTCATAGCTAAAGAGGTGTTCATCAAGACGGACCGGATTCAGGGCAATACAGTCGTTTTGAAGGAATCGGAAGACGACCCCAACTATTTCCTGATGTTTGTAGGAGATGCTGAAATCACTGCCATAGCCAAAGAAAAGGGGCTTGTAGACCCCAAACGTCCTCTTACGCATGACTTGTATCTTTCCATCCTGGATAAGGCGGGCGTTGAATTCGACCACATCGAGATTTCTGCTATGCAGGAAAACACATATTTTGCGAAGGTTTACACAAAAATTCATGGGGAGGAAGCGGTTTTTGACAGTCGTCCCAGCGATGCGGTTGCTCTGGCTCTCCACGTGAAATGTCCCATCTGGGTCGCCAGGCACCTGATGCGGCGAGAGTTGTCGGCGGCGGAAATCCAGGAATTCGAAATGATCGTTAGAACGGTTAAGTTTTAA
- the rdgC gene encoding recombination-associated protein RdgC: MGIQTASATFTRFFVPDPTTEDFWSFVEEKLEAGCFREPDDIQEQTVGFASWEDFFESSFPYGSYHKGEYVAFQFRCDQRKVPAIIVKKYIRDAVQKFRKENNDKWPSRQERQEIQEEVQNWLLNRSLPQPSTCEVVWNPAGKWMFLGTTSTKMMDAFLEHFEKHFNIYPVPLYHVHWALNLIPLNERQKDILSALVPLQSPQAMEDGRFLGYEFLTWLWYFIENSEGRIRISSVSGEKEAEIHLGERVVLTLPGEGKEKVVCTTQANSLHEARTALRQGKLVQEIQIFMMIGEDEYLLTLDSALWAVKGLKTPKQLKDYDEEDQDSLFLEKMYFLEDATSALNALYAKFLLERLSPAWESDSLPQLKDWMQGNGGEPPQQGKEILDHESADDPAPF, translated from the coding sequence ATGGGCATTCAAACGGCTTCGGCCACTTTCACCCGATTTTTTGTTCCAGATCCCACCACTGAAGATTTTTGGAGTTTTGTAGAGGAAAAATTAGAGGCCGGGTGTTTCAGGGAACCTGATGACATTCAGGAACAGACGGTGGGATTCGCCTCGTGGGAGGATTTTTTTGAGTCCTCTTTTCCTTATGGATCGTATCACAAGGGTGAATATGTGGCTTTTCAGTTCCGTTGCGATCAGCGGAAAGTCCCCGCCATCATCGTGAAGAAGTATATTCGAGACGCCGTCCAAAAATTTCGCAAGGAAAATAACGATAAATGGCCCTCTCGCCAGGAAAGGCAGGAGATTCAGGAGGAGGTGCAGAATTGGCTCCTGAACCGTTCCCTTCCTCAGCCCTCGACGTGCGAAGTGGTCTGGAATCCGGCGGGTAAATGGATGTTTTTGGGGACTACGAGCACCAAAATGATGGATGCTTTTCTGGAACACTTCGAAAAGCATTTCAATATCTATCCCGTGCCTCTCTACCACGTCCATTGGGCTTTGAATCTTATTCCCCTCAATGAGCGGCAGAAGGATATTTTGAGTGCCCTGGTGCCTCTCCAGTCTCCGCAGGCTATGGAGGACGGCCGTTTCCTCGGATATGAATTCCTGACCTGGCTTTGGTATTTTATCGAAAATTCGGAAGGTCGCATTCGTATCTCCAGCGTGAGTGGCGAAAAGGAGGCTGAAATCCACCTGGGAGAGCGGGTGGTGCTGACCCTTCCCGGGGAAGGCAAGGAAAAAGTGGTGTGCACCACACAGGCCAATTCGCTTCACGAAGCACGGACCGCCTTGCGGCAGGGAAAACTGGTTCAGGAAATCCAGATCTTCATGATGATTGGAGAAGATGAATATCTCCTCACCCTGGACAGCGCACTCTGGGCGGTTAAAGGGCTCAAGACGCCAAAGCAGTTGAAGGATTACGACGAAGAGGACCAGGACTCGCTTTTTCTGGAAAAAATGTACTTTCTCGAAGATGCCACGTCAGCTCTCAATGCGCTTTATGCGAAATTCCTCCTGGAACGGCTGAGTCCCGCCTGGGAGTCCGACAGTCTGCCGCAACTCAAGGATTGGATGCAGGGCAATGGCGGAGAACCCCCGCAGCAGGGCAAAGAGATTTTAGACCATGAAAGTGCGGACGATCCAGCCCCATTTTAA
- the cysS gene encoding cysteine--tRNA ligase, with protein sequence MGLQLYNTLTKSKEEFVPLEPGKVRFYVCGVTVYDYCHIGHARSAIVFDVVYRYLMHLGYDVTYVRNFTDIDDKIIRRANEEGTDYRTIAQRYIAAFYEDMDALGVMRPTLEPLATDNIPGMIEIIQKLVEKGIAYQSGADVYFHVESFPQYGKLSGRSLEDMMAGARVEVDENKRNPFDFVLWKGSKPGEPAWDSPWGPGRPGWHIECSAMGSRFLGKTFDIHGGGKDLIFPHHENEIAQSEAAFEAPFVKYWIHNGFVNINNEKMSKSLGNFFTIRDVLQQVHPEALRLFVLSKHYRSPVDFSDETVAEAERGLEKLYNTLAAVKERTPESVDAQVADKTLQSQDAELFQELTALPQAFTDAMDNDFNTAQVIGCLFGLQRHLQRFLDRFGQKKLKGPAASLARKASEALQHYAQIIGLLSLEPEVFMEEEKRLKLKATGLTEEDVQRFIEMRHQARQAKDFEEADRIRQELEMKGIQLEDSPRGTRWRVSIR encoded by the coding sequence ATGGGATTGCAACTTTATAATACGCTCACAAAAAGCAAGGAAGAATTTGTTCCTCTGGAACCCGGGAAAGTCAGATTTTATGTCTGCGGAGTAACGGTCTACGACTATTGCCATATAGGGCATGCGCGTTCCGCCATCGTTTTCGATGTCGTCTATCGATATCTCATGCACCTCGGCTACGATGTGACGTATGTGCGCAACTTTACGGATATCGATGACAAAATCATTCGCCGCGCCAACGAAGAGGGAACGGACTATCGCACCATTGCACAGCGCTACATTGCCGCCTTCTATGAAGACATGGATGCACTGGGAGTGATGCGGCCCACTCTGGAGCCCCTTGCGACGGATAATATCCCCGGTATGATCGAAATCATCCAGAAACTGGTGGAAAAGGGGATCGCCTATCAGTCGGGTGCAGATGTCTATTTTCATGTGGAAAGCTTTCCTCAGTATGGAAAGCTTTCAGGACGGTCGCTGGAAGACATGATGGCCGGAGCGCGTGTTGAAGTGGACGAAAATAAGCGAAATCCTTTTGACTTCGTCCTCTGGAAGGGCAGCAAACCGGGCGAACCGGCATGGGATAGCCCCTGGGGACCTGGGCGGCCGGGATGGCACATCGAATGCTCCGCCATGGGTTCGCGCTTCCTGGGGAAGACCTTCGATATTCATGGCGGGGGAAAAGATTTGATTTTCCCGCACCATGAAAATGAAATCGCTCAGAGCGAGGCGGCCTTCGAAGCTCCATTTGTGAAATATTGGATCCATAATGGGTTTGTGAATATCAACAATGAAAAGATGTCCAAATCTCTTGGAAATTTTTTTACCATTCGGGACGTTCTTCAGCAGGTTCACCCGGAGGCGTTGCGTCTTTTCGTTTTGAGCAAACATTATCGCAGCCCGGTGGATTTTTCCGACGAAACAGTGGCCGAGGCCGAACGCGGATTGGAAAAGCTCTACAATACCCTGGCCGCAGTGAAGGAACGAACTCCCGAGTCAGTGGATGCTCAGGTTGCAGACAAAACACTCCAGTCTCAGGACGCTGAGCTGTTCCAGGAACTGACGGCATTGCCTCAAGCCTTTACGGATGCCATGGATAACGACTTCAATACGGCCCAGGTCATCGGGTGTCTTTTCGGACTTCAACGCCACTTGCAGAGATTTCTCGACCGTTTCGGACAGAAAAAGCTGAAGGGGCCTGCCGCGTCATTGGCCCGGAAAGCGTCTGAGGCTTTGCAGCATTATGCGCAGATTATAGGGCTTCTGAGCCTGGAACCCGAGGTCTTCATGGAAGAAGAAAAGCGGCTGAAGCTCAAGGCGACGGGATTGACGGAAGAAGATGTGCAGAGGTTTATCGAAATGCGCCATCAGGCACGGCAGGCAAAGGACTTTGAGGAAGCGGACCGAATTCGGCAGGAATTGGAGATGAAAGGCATTCAGCTCGAAGATTCCCCCAGGGGAACACGGTGGCGAGTGAGCATTCGATAG